Proteins from one Triticum aestivum cultivar Chinese Spring chromosome 7A, IWGSC CS RefSeq v2.1, whole genome shotgun sequence genomic window:
- the LOC123154274 gene encoding uncharacterized protein, protein MAATLISNAARRLAGCALQPAVRRARMVRIRQLTADETKDAASLVEKIKTRKEELYDLIAHCERNYVVGGSTGLENGQLLEYLSHQVKPRPNDPHWRSCHRATTFSNYVSTAGRWCLGYMIMGTFFSKRRQKICLID, encoded by the exons ATGGCGGCCACGCTAATAAGCAACGCGGCGAGGAGACTCGCTGGTTGCGCGCTTCAGCCGGCGGTTCGGCGCGCAAGGATGGTGCGCATCAGG CAGCTCACCGCTGATGAGACGAAAGATGCTGCGAGTCTCGTGGAGAAAATCAAAACAAGGAAAGAGGAGCTGTATGATCTGATCGCTCACTGTGAACGTAACTATGTTGTTGGTGGGTCGACAGGCTTAGAGAACGGTCAGCTGCTTGAGTATCTTTCTCACCAAGTCAAGCCTAGACCAAATGATCCTCACTG GCGATCATGTCATCGAGCAACAACCTTCAGTAATTACGTGAGTACGGCGGGGAGATGGTGTCTTGGTTATATGATTATGGGtacttttttttcgaaacggaggcaaaagatttgcctcatcgattaa
- the LOC123150715 gene encoding uncharacterized protein isoform X1, whose protein sequence is MDPEDMVDRDRSEIESSRADELNGLALLFILGASGGGAVGRVLGAAWRARLPAVVPATRAVRSAARAAKTPTTPPAAPRAGSAAPSAGARPATTGAAPASAPPAGSATPPAVPFLDPVKAVNDAISKVETPVFFPSRIANTYIEIVKLLSHGGWSVYLLDKYAEKGCSDVCPFTGNGEFSPVPVQKPAVAVQLPAEVDEKHHSVGDKGDAEGVAVQVPDKVNEKHHSEGDKEDSEGGEKQPADGDYACFFHEIGKKAYDLLYQDYNTGLKMVSDCKVLDTAVLLSDGSEQVGKASLGFELSSDTKLIKLTLDDVLRPGLKGLLSIPVSSQSSSKVDLQYRHLGACITGSSELQGSPIVSFSAMIGTKSIALGADVSVITKSLDALGAVGSLETQLLRFPKYTCGLVLSEGDVGASFTMENADVLTATYHQKLDETTSIAAKVQRVLSSNDSTLTAGFSHSLDPNTTVKAKLGSDGAVSVLLRYGPKPKRYVAFSAESNSQAPQKDTKFGLCVALGA, encoded by the exons ATGGACCCGGAGGACATGGTTGATCGGGACCGGTCCGAGATCGAGAGCTCCCGCGCCGACGAGCTCAACGGGCTCGCGCTGCTCTTCATTCTCGG ggcgtcgggcggcggcgcggtgggccGAGTTCTTGGGGCCGCCTGGCGCGCCAGGCTGCCTGCCGTCGTACCGGCCACAAGGGCCGTCCGAAGCGCCGCGAGAGCAGCCAAGACGCCCACGACACCTCCCGCCGCACCCCGGGCGGGTTCTGCTGCCCCATCGGCTGGTGCGAGACCAGCGACGACGGGCGCCGCCCCTGCCTCTGCACCCCCGGCGGGCTCTGCTACCCCACCGGCTGTCCCTTTCTTG GATCCTGTGAAAGCAGTTAATGATGCTATCTCGAAGGTGGAAACTCCTGTTTTCTTTCCTTCCAGGATTGCCAACACGTACATTGAGATCGTAAAATTACTATCTCATGGTGGATGGTCTGTATATCTTCTGGATAAGTATGCTGAAAAAGGGTGTTCAGACGTTTGCCCTTTCACAG GTAATGGTGAGTTCTCCCCAGTGCCTGTCCAGAAGCCAGCAGTGGCTGTCCAGTTGCCTGCTGAGGTGGATGAGAAGCATCATTCGGTGGGAGATAAGGGGGATGCAGAGGGAGTTGCTGTCCAGGTGCCCGACAAGGTAAATGAGAAGCATCATTCAGAGGGAGACAAGGAGGATTCAGAGGGAGGTGAGAAGCAGCCTGCAGATGGAGACTATGCTTGCTTTTTTCATGAGATCGGCAAAAAGGCGTATG ATTTGCTGTACCAGGACTATAACACAGGTCTGAAGATGGTATCTGACTGTAAGGTGCTTGACACCGCT GTTCTTTTGTCTGATGGCTCTGAGCAAGTTGGAAAAGCATCTTTGGGATTTGAGTtgtcatctgatacaaag CTTATCAAACTTACACTTGATGATGTGTTGAGGCCTGGTTTGAAGGGACTTCTGTCTATTCCCGTCTCCTCCCAGAGCTCATCGAAG GTGGACCTTCAGTATCGTCATCTCGGTGCTTGTATAACCGGAAGTTCTGAGCTTCAGGGATCGCCAATTGTTTCGTTTTCTGCTATGATTGGCACGAAAAGCATTGCTTTAGGTGCTGATGTTTCGGTCATCACAAAGTCCCTCGATGCTTTGGGCGCGGTTGGTTCCCTTGAAACCCAGCTCCTGCGATTTCCTAAGTACACCTGTGGTTTGGTTCTATCGGAAGGAGACGTGGGTGCTTCTTTCACAAT GGAAAATGCCGACGTTCTCACAGCAACTTATCATCAGAAGTTAGACGAGACGACGTCCATCGCTGCCAAGGTGCAGCGTGTTCTGTCTTCCAACGACAGCACTCTTACGGCGGGTTTTTCTCATTCTCTGGATCCGAACACAACGGTGAAGGCCAAGCTTGGCAGTGATGGAGCGGTGAGCGTCCTGCTCCGGTACGGCCCCAAGCCCAAGCGCTACGTCGCCTTCTCCGCCGAGTCCAATTCCCAAGCGCCTCAAAAGGATACCAAGTTTGGTCTGTGTGTCGCGCTAGGGGCGTGA
- the LOC123150715 gene encoding uncharacterized protein isoform X2, translating into MDPEDMVDRDRSEIESSRADELNGLALLFILGASGGGAVGRVLGAAWRARLPAVVPATRAVRSAARAAKTPTTPPAAPRAGSAAPSAGARPATTGAAPASAPPAGSATPPAVPFLDPVKAVNDAISKVETPVFFPSRIANTYIEIVKLLSHGGWSVYLLDKYAEKGCSDVCPFTGNGEFSPVPVQKPAVAVQLPAEVDEKHHSVGDKGDAEGVAVQVPDKVNEKHHSEGDKEDSEGGEKQPADGDYACFFHEIGKKAYDLLYQDYNTGLKMVSDCKVLLSDGSEQVGKASLGFELSSDTKLIKLTLDDVLRPGLKGLLSIPVSSQSSSKVDLQYRHLGACITGSSELQGSPIVSFSAMIGTKSIALGADVSVITKSLDALGAVGSLETQLLRFPKYTCGLVLSEGDVGASFTMENADVLTATYHQKLDETTSIAAKVQRVLSSNDSTLTAGFSHSLDPNTTVKAKLGSDGAVSVLLRYGPKPKRYVAFSAESNSQAPQKDTKFGLCVALGA; encoded by the exons ATGGACCCGGAGGACATGGTTGATCGGGACCGGTCCGAGATCGAGAGCTCCCGCGCCGACGAGCTCAACGGGCTCGCGCTGCTCTTCATTCTCGG ggcgtcgggcggcggcgcggtgggccGAGTTCTTGGGGCCGCCTGGCGCGCCAGGCTGCCTGCCGTCGTACCGGCCACAAGGGCCGTCCGAAGCGCCGCGAGAGCAGCCAAGACGCCCACGACACCTCCCGCCGCACCCCGGGCGGGTTCTGCTGCCCCATCGGCTGGTGCGAGACCAGCGACGACGGGCGCCGCCCCTGCCTCTGCACCCCCGGCGGGCTCTGCTACCCCACCGGCTGTCCCTTTCTTG GATCCTGTGAAAGCAGTTAATGATGCTATCTCGAAGGTGGAAACTCCTGTTTTCTTTCCTTCCAGGATTGCCAACACGTACATTGAGATCGTAAAATTACTATCTCATGGTGGATGGTCTGTATATCTTCTGGATAAGTATGCTGAAAAAGGGTGTTCAGACGTTTGCCCTTTCACAG GTAATGGTGAGTTCTCCCCAGTGCCTGTCCAGAAGCCAGCAGTGGCTGTCCAGTTGCCTGCTGAGGTGGATGAGAAGCATCATTCGGTGGGAGATAAGGGGGATGCAGAGGGAGTTGCTGTCCAGGTGCCCGACAAGGTAAATGAGAAGCATCATTCAGAGGGAGACAAGGAGGATTCAGAGGGAGGTGAGAAGCAGCCTGCAGATGGAGACTATGCTTGCTTTTTTCATGAGATCGGCAAAAAGGCGTATG ATTTGCTGTACCAGGACTATAACACAGGTCTGAAGATGGTATCTGACTGTAAG GTTCTTTTGTCTGATGGCTCTGAGCAAGTTGGAAAAGCATCTTTGGGATTTGAGTtgtcatctgatacaaag CTTATCAAACTTACACTTGATGATGTGTTGAGGCCTGGTTTGAAGGGACTTCTGTCTATTCCCGTCTCCTCCCAGAGCTCATCGAAG GTGGACCTTCAGTATCGTCATCTCGGTGCTTGTATAACCGGAAGTTCTGAGCTTCAGGGATCGCCAATTGTTTCGTTTTCTGCTATGATTGGCACGAAAAGCATTGCTTTAGGTGCTGATGTTTCGGTCATCACAAAGTCCCTCGATGCTTTGGGCGCGGTTGGTTCCCTTGAAACCCAGCTCCTGCGATTTCCTAAGTACACCTGTGGTTTGGTTCTATCGGAAGGAGACGTGGGTGCTTCTTTCACAAT GGAAAATGCCGACGTTCTCACAGCAACTTATCATCAGAAGTTAGACGAGACGACGTCCATCGCTGCCAAGGTGCAGCGTGTTCTGTCTTCCAACGACAGCACTCTTACGGCGGGTTTTTCTCATTCTCTGGATCCGAACACAACGGTGAAGGCCAAGCTTGGCAGTGATGGAGCGGTGAGCGTCCTGCTCCGGTACGGCCCCAAGCCCAAGCGCTACGTCGCCTTCTCCGCCGAGTCCAATTCCCAAGCGCCTCAAAAGGATACCAAGTTTGGTCTGTGTGTCGCGCTAGGGGCGTGA